In one Sphingobacterium daejeonense genomic region, the following are encoded:
- a CDS encoding amidohydrolase family protein, whose translation MNYYAADVVFPVAGLAIKKGVVAMDEDGVVKGVFNPGEIDETLIEQFKGALIPGFINAHCHLELSHMLGVVPRRTGLPIFLSTVINERGNHEMKLEEAIEAADKLMYENGIQAVGDHVNSAVTAKIKETSPIKYHTFVEVMATTKEDVVTRIDIAKEIEFHFDYKHSSITPHAPYSCSKFLFKTLKRAISEDNIISIHNQESDEENKLFRYKEGEFLDFFEKMDVVMEDFRAQARNSIQSYLPYYTCQE comes from the coding sequence ATGAACTATTACGCTGCTGATGTTGTGTTTCCCGTTGCCGGTCTTGCTATAAAAAAGGGGGTCGTTGCGATGGACGAAGATGGAGTTGTTAAGGGTGTTTTCAATCCAGGTGAGATAGATGAGACTCTGATAGAACAATTTAAAGGGGCGTTAATCCCAGGTTTTATTAATGCACATTGCCATTTGGAACTCTCGCATATGCTTGGTGTAGTTCCAAGAAGGACAGGTCTTCCAATCTTTCTTTCTACAGTAATCAATGAACGGGGAAATCATGAGATGAAATTAGAAGAGGCAATCGAAGCAGCTGACAAATTAATGTACGAGAATGGCATCCAAGCCGTAGGTGACCATGTGAATTCTGCAGTTACAGCAAAAATCAAAGAGACTAGCCCTATAAAATATCATACCTTTGTAGAGGTCATGGCTACTACCAAGGAGGATGTAGTTACAAGAATCGACATTGCTAAGGAAATTGAATTCCACTTTGACTATAAACATTCTTCGATTACCCCACATGCACCATATTCATGTTCCAAATTTTTGTTTAAAACTCTGAAAAGAGCAATCAGTGAGGATAATATTATCAGTATCCATAATCAAGAAAGTGATGAGGAGAACAAGCTTTTTAGATATAAAGAGGGGGAGTTCTTGGACTTTTTTGAAAAGATGGATGTGGTTATGGAGGATTTCAGGGCGCAAGCAAGAAATTCCATTCAATCTTACCTGCCTTATTATACCTGCCAAGAATAA
- a CDS encoding TonB-dependent receptor, with the protein MFTKVWATIALCLLTLMSYAQQIFTVRVLDSSGAPAIGATVTIDGKTKSSNNQGIVQFSNLKDQFYNLKISFIGYKSEVSRINPAAVANFSIQLKDEDFNFEEVYVSATRAKENSATTFKTLNKEEIQKKNLGQDIPYLLDQTPGVVIGSDAGAGIGYTNMTIRGSDNERINVTLNGVPLNNPESMGSFFVNLPDFASNTESIQIQRGIGTSTNGPAAFGASLNFQTDRLEEKPYLEFNNAFGSYNSWKNTLKAGSGLIANKYAFNARLSRISSDGYVDRASSNLKSFYVDGGIYTDKHTLKATVFSGKEKTYQAWYGLAEPLFTGNKDRIEEYADNLWLFDAERERFLNGDRKYNYYTYDNQTDNYNQTHAHLNYSYRPSEKMTFNTALHYTRGAGYYEEFRPMDGLTHYGIDTLLQNGEIIKNTDLIRRRWLDNHFYGLTYSLIYKPSNNLNFTLGGAYNQYKGDHYGEVIWANLIPDDQLGEKYYFSQANKNDFNFFAKADYRLENVLLNLDLQYRNIVYNGKGDDDKIKDFKFDDHHNFINPKAGITYFLNDNSNMYASYAFASKEPTRNDYVENPIGAFPKTEKMQDIEAGYRFRNENINLGANAYAMLYKDQLIPTGALNDVGSAVRINVDKSYRLGFELDGSWRVHPKLLLAATAALSQNKIKDFVEHIPVYDADFNVVKNELITHKSTDIAKSPAVVLSNNITYKPIEALSFSFLSKYISRIYLDNTSDKNRSIAPSFVNNFQAVYTFSAFGIEKIDLNLMVNNIFNEKYATSGYTYSMIMQSVGQRDYFNFYYPQAETNAMLGLNIRF; encoded by the coding sequence ATGTTCACCAAGGTTTGGGCTACTATAGCCTTATGTTTGCTAACGCTCATGAGCTATGCACAACAAATCTTCACTGTAAGGGTTTTAGATAGTTCTGGAGCCCCAGCAATAGGTGCAACCGTAACTATTGACGGAAAAACCAAATCTTCAAACAATCAAGGAATCGTCCAATTCAGCAACCTGAAAGACCAATTCTATAACTTAAAAATTTCTTTTATCGGTTATAAATCGGAAGTTTCAAGAATCAATCCCGCTGCTGTAGCTAATTTTTCCATACAATTAAAAGATGAGGATTTTAATTTTGAGGAGGTTTATGTCTCTGCAACACGTGCAAAAGAAAACTCAGCAACAACATTTAAAACACTAAATAAAGAGGAAATCCAGAAAAAAAATCTGGGACAGGATATACCGTATTTATTGGACCAAACACCAGGAGTGGTCATTGGTTCTGATGCTGGTGCAGGTATCGGATATACCAATATGACAATCCGAGGATCAGACAATGAAAGAATTAATGTCACATTAAATGGAGTCCCTCTAAATAACCCCGAGAGTATGGGATCGTTCTTTGTAAATCTTCCAGATTTTGCTTCTAATACAGAAAGTATACAGATCCAACGCGGAATAGGAACTTCAACTAATGGCCCCGCAGCATTCGGAGCATCACTCAATTTCCAAACAGATAGATTGGAAGAAAAACCATATCTGGAATTCAATAACGCATTTGGATCTTATAATTCATGGAAAAATACATTAAAAGCTGGTTCAGGATTGATCGCTAACAAATATGCCTTCAATGCACGCTTATCAAGAATAAGCTCTGACGGATATGTAGATAGAGCATCATCAAATCTTAAATCATTCTATGTAGATGGAGGAATATACACCGATAAGCACACCTTAAAAGCAACGGTATTCTCAGGGAAAGAAAAAACTTACCAAGCTTGGTATGGATTGGCAGAACCTCTTTTCACCGGAAATAAAGATAGAATTGAGGAATATGCAGATAATTTATGGCTATTCGACGCTGAAAGAGAGAGGTTCTTGAATGGAGATCGCAAGTACAACTATTATACTTATGACAATCAAACAGATAATTATAACCAAACTCATGCGCATCTAAATTACTCTTATCGACCATCTGAAAAGATGACCTTCAATACAGCCCTACATTATACACGTGGAGCTGGTTATTATGAAGAATTTAGGCCCATGGATGGTTTAACTCATTACGGAATCGATACTTTACTTCAAAACGGTGAGATTATCAAAAATACCGATCTAATCCGTAGGAGGTGGTTGGACAACCATTTTTATGGCTTGACTTATTCCTTGATATATAAACCTTCAAACAATCTAAATTTCACCCTTGGAGGAGCATACAACCAATATAAAGGCGACCACTATGGCGAAGTGATTTGGGCTAACTTGATTCCTGATGATCAATTAGGAGAAAAGTATTATTTCAGCCAAGCAAATAAAAATGATTTTAACTTCTTTGCCAAGGCTGATTACAGACTGGAAAATGTGCTTTTAAATTTAGACCTCCAATATCGTAATATAGTTTACAACGGTAAGGGTGATGATGACAAAATCAAAGACTTTAAATTTGATGACCACCATAATTTCATAAATCCAAAAGCGGGTATTACATATTTCTTAAATGACAATTCAAACATGTATGCATCCTATGCTTTTGCGAGCAAAGAACCAACAAGAAATGATTATGTAGAGAATCCAATCGGTGCATTCCCGAAAACCGAAAAAATGCAAGATATAGAAGCTGGGTATAGATTTAGAAATGAAAATATCAATCTTGGTGCAAACGCTTATGCCATGCTTTATAAAGACCAATTGATCCCTACCGGCGCATTGAATGATGTTGGATCAGCGGTGCGCATCAATGTGGACAAAAGCTATAGACTAGGATTTGAATTAGATGGTAGCTGGAGGGTACATCCAAAACTCTTATTGGCAGCTACCGCAGCATTGAGCCAAAATAAAATCAAGGATTTTGTAGAACACATACCTGTTTATGATGCAGATTTTAATGTCGTAAAAAATGAACTCATTACCCATAAGTCTACTGATATAGCAAAATCGCCAGCAGTAGTCCTTTCAAATAATATTACATATAAACCTATAGAAGCTTTGAGCTTTAGTTTCTTGAGCAAATATATATCTAGAATATATTTGGATAATACTTCTGACAAGAACAGAAGTATCGCTCCATCCTTCGTCAATAATTTTCAAGCGGTATATACTTTCTCAGCTTTTGGAATAGAAAAAATAGACCTCAACTTAATGGTCAACAATATCTTCAATGAGAAATATGCTACCTCTGGCTACACATACAGCATGATTATGCAATCCGTAGGACAAAGAGACTACTTTAATTTCTACTATCCACAGGCAGAAACCAATGCCATGTTAGGATTGAATATCAGATTTTAA
- the dtd gene encoding D-aminoacyl-tRNA deacylase produces MRAVIQRVTYASCTVNGQITGKIDQGLLIFLGVEEEDGKEDLQWLAQKLVNLRIFSDENGLINKSIRDINGNILLISQFTLFAQTKKGNRPSFIRAGKPDIAKPMYEEIGKVLSELLNKNVQMGVFGGDMKIELLNDGPVTIIMNTKDKDNF; encoded by the coding sequence ATGCGAGCAGTAATCCAACGTGTAACCTATGCCTCATGTACCGTAAATGGACAAATCACCGGAAAAATAGACCAAGGCTTACTTATATTTCTAGGAGTAGAAGAAGAAGATGGAAAAGAAGACCTACAATGGTTAGCTCAGAAACTGGTGAACCTGCGAATATTTTCTGATGAGAATGGCCTAATTAATAAATCTATCCGGGATATCAATGGCAACATTTTATTGATCTCCCAATTCACACTTTTTGCCCAAACAAAAAAAGGAAACAGACCTTCCTTTATTCGTGCTGGCAAACCAGATATAGCTAAACCAATGTATGAAGAAATAGGAAAGGTATTATCAGAATTGTTAAATAAAAATGTTCAAATGGGAGTTTTCGGAGGAGACATGAAAATTGAGTTACTAAATGATGGACCAGTAACCATCATCATGAATACAAAGGACAAGGATAATTTCTAA
- a CDS encoding endonuclease/exonuclease/phosphatase family protein, producing MKIKIMRLLSLFLILFVSLQLNAQTVKILTYNIHHANPPSEPNKIDIEAIAKVINESGAEIIGIQEVDINVSRSELMNQAEKLSELTGMDYFFSKGIDLEKGYYGTLILSKHKIIGKRRYDLPMPVKSENRSLAIVDVELPGGKTISFANTHLDLKEENRIAQAEFINELGELYSKPLIFVGDLNAKPESKPIQVLEKYFVRNTKNNQPTSPNVNARNEIDYIMVLNNQEFEWKDYRVIKEEYASDHLPLFAEVVFR from the coding sequence ATGAAAATTAAAATTATGCGTTTACTTAGCCTTTTCCTTATCTTATTTGTTTCCCTACAGTTGAATGCTCAGACTGTTAAAATCCTAACTTACAATATTCATCATGCCAACCCGCCCTCAGAGCCTAATAAAATCGACATTGAAGCTATAGCTAAAGTGATCAATGAATCTGGTGCTGAAATTATTGGTATTCAAGAGGTTGATATCAATGTTTCACGTTCTGAATTGATGAATCAGGCCGAGAAACTTTCGGAATTGACAGGAATGGATTATTTTTTCTCAAAAGGGATTGATTTAGAAAAGGGATATTATGGTACTTTAATTCTAAGTAAACATAAGATAATAGGGAAAAGAAGATATGATCTTCCAATGCCTGTAAAGAGTGAGAATCGTTCGTTGGCAATTGTAGATGTAGAATTACCTGGGGGGAAGACTATATCATTTGCCAATACACACCTTGATCTGAAGGAAGAAAATAGAATTGCACAAGCAGAATTCATCAATGAATTGGGTGAGCTGTACAGTAAACCTTTAATCTTCGTTGGTGACTTAAATGCCAAACCAGAATCGAAACCTATTCAGGTTTTAGAGAAATACTTTGTTAGAAATACAAAAAATAATCAACCTACTTCACCCAATGTGAATGCTAGAAATGAGATTGATTATATCATGGTCTTGAACAACCAAGAATTTGAATGGAAGGATTACAGAGTTATTAAGGAAGAATATGCATCTGATCACTTGCCGTTATTTGCTGAGGTGGTTTTTAGATAG